The following proteins are co-located in the Phoenix dactylifera cultivar Barhee BC4 unplaced genomic scaffold, palm_55x_up_171113_PBpolish2nd_filt_p 000804F, whole genome shotgun sequence genome:
- the LOC103703804 gene encoding homeobox protein knotted-1-like 6 has translation MEEMYGMHFVAAAGGGLVSAEELQCLLAAAGDRAPPAIAEEGGQEMAGDMKARIASHPRYPKLLEAYISCQKVGAPPEIASLLDEIRRANDTAKRNAVSSLLGADPELDEFMETFCDVLVKYRSDLSRPFDQAITFLHTVERQLSDLGKPSTSTSLPYVSDETAGSSEEEFNGGEVEVQELQSKSEDRDLKDKLLRKYSGYLGSLKREFSKKKKKGKLPKEARRKLLDWWEAHYKWPYPTEADKIALAESTGLDPKQINNWFINQRKRHWRPSENMPFGVMESLPAPFYVDD, from the exons ATGGAGGAAATGTATGGGATGCACTTCGTGGCGGCGGCGGGAGGCGGGCTGGTGTCGGCGGAGGAGCTTCAGTGCTTGCTGGCGGCCGCCGGGGACAGGGCGCCGCCGGCGATCGCGGAGGAAGGAGGGCAGGAGATGGCGGGGGACATGAAGGCGCGGATCGCTTCCCACCCCCGTTATCCCAAACTCCTCGAGGCCTATATAAGTTGCCAAAAG GTGGGAGCGCCTCCGGAAATCGCGTCTCTCCTGGACGAGATTCGGCGGGCGAACGACACCGCCAAGCGGAATGCCGTCTCGAGCCTCCTCGGAGCCGATCCCGAGCTCGACGAGTTCATg GAGACGTTCTGCGACGTGTTGGTAAAGTACCGGTCGGACCTGTCCCGGCCGTTCGACCAGGCCATCACCTTCCTCCACACCGTCGAGCGCCAGCTCTCCGACCTCGGCAAGCCTTCGACAAGCACCTCCCTGCCCTACGTCTCCG ACGAGACTGCTGGATCATCGGAGGAGGAATTCAATGGAGGGGAAGTAGAGGTTCAGGAGTTACAGTCAAAAAGTGAAGATAGAGATCTCAAGGACAAGCTTCTTCGCAAATACAGCGGTTATCTAGGCAGCTTGAAGCGGGAGTtctcaaagaagaagaagaaaggaaagctaCCAAAGGAGGCACGGCGGAAGCTGCTTGACTGGTGGGAAGCGCACTACAAATGGCCATACCCAACA GAAGCTGATAAGATTGCGCTGGCCGAATCAACGGGACTGGACCCGAAGCAGATAAATAACTGGTTCATAAATCAGCGGAAGAGACACTGGAGACCGTCTGAGAACATGCCGTTTGGTGTCATGGAAAGCCTCCCTGCACCCTTCTATGTGGATGACTGA